Proteins from one Camelina sativa cultivar DH55 chromosome 8, Cs, whole genome shotgun sequence genomic window:
- the LOC104706783 gene encoding uncharacterized protein LOC104706783 isoform X2, which yields MRGRDVPKQELDNKSLLCMEFLSRSSGGDGPLVAFGSTDGVIRVLSMITWKLARRYTGGHKGSIHCLMNFMASSGEALLVSGGSDGLLVLWSADHGADSRELVPKLSLKAHDGGVVAVELSRVSGSAPQLITIGADKTLAIWDTMTFKELRRIKPVPKLACHSVASWCHPRAPNLDILTCVKDSHIWSIEHPTYSALTRPLCELSSLVPPQVLATHRKLRVYCMVAHPLQPHLVATGTNVGIIVSEFDPRAIPSAAPLPALPGSRENSAIYILGRELKLLNFQLSNSANPTLGNNSALSESGVSKGDPGEQLTVKQTKKQIVAPVPHDSYSVLSVSSSGKYVAVVWPDILYFSIYKVSDWSIVDSGSARLLAWDTCRDRFAILESVLPQRMPLIPKSGSSRKAKEAAAAAAQAAAAASAASSASVQVRILLDDGTSNILMRSVGGRSEPVIGLHGGALLGIGYRTSRRISPVAATAISTIQSMPLSGFGNSNVSSFSSYDDGFSSQKSAESAPLNYQLYSWENFEPVGGMLPQPEWAAWDQTVEYCAFAYQQYMVISSLRPQYRYLGDVAIAHATGAVWHRRQLFVATPTTIECVFVDAGVSEIDIETRKMKEEMKLKEAQARAVAEHGELALITVEGSQSAKQERISLRPPMLQVVRLASFQNAPSVPPFLSLPRQSRGDGDDVMDERRTSEVAVGGGGVSVAVTRFPVEQKRPVGPLVVAGVRDGVLWLIDRYMCAHAISLNHPGIRCRCLAAYGDAVSAVKWASRLGREHHDDLAQFMLGMGYATEALHLPGISKRLEFDLAMQSNDLKRALHCLLTMSNSKDIGQDGAGLDLSDILSLTATKKEDVVEAVEGIVKFAKEFLDLIDAADATGHADIAREALKRLATAGSVKGALQGHELRGLALRLANHGELTRLSGLINNLISIGLGRESAFSAAVLGDNALMEKAWQDTGMLAEAVLHAHAHGRPTLKNLVQAWNKTLQKEVEQAPSSKTDAASAFLASLEDPKLTSLSDGSKKPPIEILPPGMSSIFASISAPKKPLLTQKTSQPEPTKTLALEEPAKPLAIEAPPSSEPTQTESVPETAAVAESPAPETAATADSAAPETAAIAESQAPVDGQVTETVSEPPPVENEETSLEDKSDPSSTPTTETAAATEDTSQTTPPPESVTTTPPETASATTTAKPIENAATEKREVTTYPPIRSQPIDFDFLN from the exons ATGCGTGGTCGTGATGTGCCGAAGCAAGAGCTTGACAACAAGTCACTTCTCTG CATGGAGTTTCTTTCCAGATCATCTGGTGGTGATGGCCCTTTAGTTGCATTTGGTTCAACTGATGGTGTCATTAGGGTTTTATCAATGATAACATGGAAG CTTGCACGTAGATATACAGGGGGCCATAAAGGATCAATTCATTGCTTGATGAATTTCATGGCATCATCTGGCGAA GCACTCCTTGTTTCAGGTGGCAGTGATGGCTTACTAGTACTGTGGAGTGCCGATCATGGCGCTGACTCAAGGGAACTTGTACCCAAGCTTAGCTTGAAG GCACATGATGGTGGAGTGGTAGCTGTCGAGCTGTCAAGGGTAAGTGGCAGTGCTCCACAATTGATTACAATTGGTGCTGACAAGACATTGGCCATATGGGACACAATGACATTTAAG GAGCTGCGTAGAATTAAACCTGTTCCAAAACTAGCTTGCCACAGTGTTGCATCGTGGTGCCACCCTAGAGCACCAAACCTCGATATCTTGACTTGCGTTAAAGATTCACACATATG GTCTATTGAGCATCCAACTTATTCAGCCCTGACAAGGCCATTATGTGAACTTTCTTCCTTGGTTCCGCCTCAAGTACTTGCAACCCACAGAAAACTTAGG GTCTATTGTATGGTTGCACATCCTCTACAGCCGCATCTCGTCGCAACTGGTACCAATGTTGGTATTATAGTTAGTGAATTTGATCCTCGTGCCATCCCGTCTGCAGCTCCTTTACCAGCATTGCCTGGAAGTCGGGAGAATTCAGCTATATATATCCTTGGACGAGAACTAAAGCTCTTGAACTTTCAATTATCCAACTCAGCCAACCCAACACTTGGCAATAATAGTGCCTTGTCCGAATCAGGGGTATCTAAGGGAGATCCCGGTGAACAGTTGACTGTAAAGCAGACCAAAAAGCAGATTGTGGCACCTGTTCCACATGATTCATACTCGGTTCTTTCTGTAAGCAGTTCAGGGAA GTATGTGGCAGTTGTATGGCCTGATATTCTGTACTTCTCTATCTACAAGGTTAGTGACTGGTCTATTGTTGACTCTGGAAGTGCAAGATTGTTGGCCTGGGACACATGTCGGGATAGGTTCGCGATACTAGAATCTGTGTTACCTCAAAGGATGCCTCTAATCCCAAAGAGTGGTTCATCGAGAAAGGCTAAAGAAGCCGCTGCAGCCGCAGCTCAAGCGGCTGCTGCTGCTAGTGCAGCTTCATCAGCTAGTGTCCAAGTTCGTATTCTCTTGGATGATGGTACCTCAAACATACTAATGAGATCTGTAGGAGGTCGCTCGGAACCC GTCATTGGTCTACATGGTGGTGCTCTACTTGGTATAGGCTATCGCACATCCCGAAGGATTAGTCCTGTTGCTGCAACAGCTATTTCGACCATACAGTCAATGCCGCTCTCAGGATTCGGAAACAGCAATGTTTCTTCGTTTTCGAGCTATGATGATGGGTTTTCGTCGCAGAAGTCTGCTGAGTCTGCACCCCTGAACTACCAGCTCTACAG TTGGGAAAATTTTGAGCCAGTAGGTGGTATGCTACCTCAGCCAGAATGGGCGGCATGGGACCAAACAGTTGAGTACTGTGCATTTGCTTATCAACAATACATGGTCATATCGTCCTTGCGCCCTCAGTATAGATATCTTGGTGATGTTGCCATTGCACATGCTACTGGAGCTGTTTGGCATCGCAGGCAGCTGTTTGTGGCTACGCCTACCACTATTGA ATGTGTCTTTGTGGATGCGGGAGTTTCTGAAATTGATATAGAGACTAGGAAGATGAAGGAAGAAATGAAACTTAAGGAAGCCCAGGCTAGAGCAGTTGCAGAGCATGGAGAGTTGGCCTTAATCACTGTAGAAGGTTCCCAGTCTGCGAAGCAAGAAAGGATATCTTTAAGGCCTCCCATGCTACAG GTGGTGCGTTTGGCTTCTTTCCAAAATGCCCCATCTGTTCCGCCATTCTTATCATTGCCAAGACAATCAAGGGGTGATGGCGATGACGTTATGGATGAAAGAAGGACCAGTGAGGTAGCTGTAGGTGGTGGGGGAGTATCAGTGGCTGTTACTCGTTTCCCAGTGGAGCAAAAACGACCAGTGGGGCCTCTTGTTGTTGCTGGTGTACGGGATGGAGTTCTTTGGCTCATTGACAG GTACATGTGTGCTCATGCCATATCACTGAATCATCCTGGTATCCGCTGTCGCTGCCTTGCTGCTTACGGGGATGCTGTTAGTGCTGTTAAATG GGCAAGTAGGCTTGGGAGAGAACACCATGACGATCTGGCACAATTTATGCTGGGGATGGGATATGCGACAGAAGCTCTTCATTTGCCTGGAATATCTAAGAG GCTGGAGTTTGATCTCGCAATGCAGAGCAATGATCTTAAGAGGGCTCTTCATTGTCTTCTCACAATGAGTAATAGCAAGGACATTGGACAGGATGGTGCAGGCCTTGATTTGAGTGACATTCTCTCTTTGACAGCTACTAAAAAGGAAGATGTTGTTGAAGCTGTGGAGGGAATAGTGAAATTTGCAAAGGAGTTTCTTGACCTTATAGATGCTGCAGATGCCACTGGTCACGCCGACATCGCTCGCGAAGCTCTAAAAAGACTGGCAACTGCAGGTTCGGTCAAAGGCGCTTTACAGGGTCATGAATTGCGAGGTCTTGCATTACGCCTAGCAAACCATGGAGAATTGACACGCCTAAGT GGTCTGATAAACAATCTGATCTCCATAGGCCTCGGGAGAGAATCAGCATTCTCTGCTGCAGTTTTGGGAGACAACGCGCTCATGGAAAAGGCATGGCAAGACACGGGAATGCTCGCAGAAGCCGTGCTTCATGCCCAT GCACATGGTCGTCCTACACTAAAGAACTTGGTCCAGGCTTGGAATAAAACGCTACAGAAGGAAGTTGAGCAAGCTCCATCTTCTAAAACCGATGCTGCAAGTGCGTTTCTGGCTTCACTCGAGGATCCAAAGCTCACGAGTTTATCTGATGGATCCAAAAAACCTCCAATCGAGATTCTACCTCCCGGAATGTCTTCAATCTTTGCTTCCATTTCTGCTCCCAAAAAACCTTTACTCACGCAGAAGACTTCACAGCCAGAACCAACTAAGACATTGGCGCTCGAAGAACCGGCTAAACCATTGGCTATTGAAGCTCCTCCATCTTCTGAGCCAACACAGACCGAATCAGTGCCTGAAACTGCAGCCGTTGCTGAGTCACCCGCACCTGAAACTGCAGCCACTGCTGATTCTGCGGCACCTGAAACTGCAGCCATTGCTGAGTCACAAGCACCTGTGGATGGACAAGTGACAGAGACAGTGTCTGAACCTCCTCCTGTAGAAAATGAGGAAACTTCTTTAGAAGACAAAAGCGATCCGTCTTCAACTCCAACCACAGAAACAGCTGCAGCCACAGAAGATACTAGCCAAACAACACCGCCGCCTGAATCTGTTACAACAACGCCGCCTGAAACTGCTAGTGCTACAACAACAGCGAAACCAATAGAGAATGCAGCAACTGAGAAGCGAGAAGTAACCACTTATCCTCCAATAAGAAGTCAGCCAATTGACTTTGATTTCTTGAATTAG
- the LOC104706783 gene encoding uncharacterized protein LOC104706783 isoform X1, producing the protein MLRARAFRQTNDKIVKIQVHPTHPWLVTADDSDHVSVWNWEHRQVIYELKAGGVDERRLVGAKLEKLAEGESDYKAKPTEAIRGGSVKQVKFYDDDVRYWQLWRNRTAAAESPSAVNHLTSGFTSPAPSTKGRHFLVICCENKAIFLDLVTMRGRDVPKQELDNKSLLCMEFLSRSSGGDGPLVAFGSTDGVIRVLSMITWKLARRYTGGHKGSIHCLMNFMASSGEALLVSGGSDGLLVLWSADHGADSRELVPKLSLKAHDGGVVAVELSRVSGSAPQLITIGADKTLAIWDTMTFKELRRIKPVPKLACHSVASWCHPRAPNLDILTCVKDSHIWSIEHPTYSALTRPLCELSSLVPPQVLATHRKLRVYCMVAHPLQPHLVATGTNVGIIVSEFDPRAIPSAAPLPALPGSRENSAIYILGRELKLLNFQLSNSANPTLGNNSALSESGVSKGDPGEQLTVKQTKKQIVAPVPHDSYSVLSVSSSGKYVAVVWPDILYFSIYKVSDWSIVDSGSARLLAWDTCRDRFAILESVLPQRMPLIPKSGSSRKAKEAAAAAAQAAAAASAASSASVQVRILLDDGTSNILMRSVGGRSEPVIGLHGGALLGIGYRTSRRISPVAATAISTIQSMPLSGFGNSNVSSFSSYDDGFSSQKSAESAPLNYQLYSWENFEPVGGMLPQPEWAAWDQTVEYCAFAYQQYMVISSLRPQYRYLGDVAIAHATGAVWHRRQLFVATPTTIECVFVDAGVSEIDIETRKMKEEMKLKEAQARAVAEHGELALITVEGSQSAKQERISLRPPMLQVVRLASFQNAPSVPPFLSLPRQSRGDGDDVMDERRTSEVAVGGGGVSVAVTRFPVEQKRPVGPLVVAGVRDGVLWLIDRYMCAHAISLNHPGIRCRCLAAYGDAVSAVKWASRLGREHHDDLAQFMLGMGYATEALHLPGISKRLEFDLAMQSNDLKRALHCLLTMSNSKDIGQDGAGLDLSDILSLTATKKEDVVEAVEGIVKFAKEFLDLIDAADATGHADIAREALKRLATAGSVKGALQGHELRGLALRLANHGELTRLSGLINNLISIGLGRESAFSAAVLGDNALMEKAWQDTGMLAEAVLHAHAHGRPTLKNLVQAWNKTLQKEVEQAPSSKTDAASAFLASLEDPKLTSLSDGSKKPPIEILPPGMSSIFASISAPKKPLLTQKTSQPEPTKTLALEEPAKPLAIEAPPSSEPTQTESVPETAAVAESPAPETAATADSAAPETAAIAESQAPVDGQVTETVSEPPPVENEETSLEDKSDPSSTPTTETAAATEDTSQTTPPPESVTTTPPETASATTTAKPIENAATEKREVTTYPPIRSQPIDFDFLN; encoded by the exons atGTTGCGCGCGAGAGCATTTCGGCAGACAAATGATAAGATTGTGAAGATTCAGGTACATCCCACGCATCCATGGCTTGTTACTGCTGATGATTCGGATCACGTCTCCGTTTGGAATTGGGAGCATCGTCAG GTAATTTACGAATTGAAAGCCGGTGGAGTTGACGAGCGTCGTTTAGTTGGTGCTAAGTTAGAGAAGCTTGCCGAAGGAGAATCCG ATTATAAAGCCAAACCTACTGAAGCTATTCGAGGAGGAAG TGTCAAGCAGGTGAagttttatgatgatgatgtgcgTTATTGGCAACTGTGGCGCAATCGCACCGCAGCTGCTGAATCTCCATCAGCTGTCAATCATCTCACATCTGGTTTCACTTCTCCTGCTCCATCGACTAAAGGCCGGCATTTTCTGGTTATCTGTTGTGAGAACAAAGCcattttcttggatttggtGACAATGCGTGGTCGTGATGTGCCGAAGCAAGAGCTTGACAACAAGTCACTTCTCTG CATGGAGTTTCTTTCCAGATCATCTGGTGGTGATGGCCCTTTAGTTGCATTTGGTTCAACTGATGGTGTCATTAGGGTTTTATCAATGATAACATGGAAG CTTGCACGTAGATATACAGGGGGCCATAAAGGATCAATTCATTGCTTGATGAATTTCATGGCATCATCTGGCGAA GCACTCCTTGTTTCAGGTGGCAGTGATGGCTTACTAGTACTGTGGAGTGCCGATCATGGCGCTGACTCAAGGGAACTTGTACCCAAGCTTAGCTTGAAG GCACATGATGGTGGAGTGGTAGCTGTCGAGCTGTCAAGGGTAAGTGGCAGTGCTCCACAATTGATTACAATTGGTGCTGACAAGACATTGGCCATATGGGACACAATGACATTTAAG GAGCTGCGTAGAATTAAACCTGTTCCAAAACTAGCTTGCCACAGTGTTGCATCGTGGTGCCACCCTAGAGCACCAAACCTCGATATCTTGACTTGCGTTAAAGATTCACACATATG GTCTATTGAGCATCCAACTTATTCAGCCCTGACAAGGCCATTATGTGAACTTTCTTCCTTGGTTCCGCCTCAAGTACTTGCAACCCACAGAAAACTTAGG GTCTATTGTATGGTTGCACATCCTCTACAGCCGCATCTCGTCGCAACTGGTACCAATGTTGGTATTATAGTTAGTGAATTTGATCCTCGTGCCATCCCGTCTGCAGCTCCTTTACCAGCATTGCCTGGAAGTCGGGAGAATTCAGCTATATATATCCTTGGACGAGAACTAAAGCTCTTGAACTTTCAATTATCCAACTCAGCCAACCCAACACTTGGCAATAATAGTGCCTTGTCCGAATCAGGGGTATCTAAGGGAGATCCCGGTGAACAGTTGACTGTAAAGCAGACCAAAAAGCAGATTGTGGCACCTGTTCCACATGATTCATACTCGGTTCTTTCTGTAAGCAGTTCAGGGAA GTATGTGGCAGTTGTATGGCCTGATATTCTGTACTTCTCTATCTACAAGGTTAGTGACTGGTCTATTGTTGACTCTGGAAGTGCAAGATTGTTGGCCTGGGACACATGTCGGGATAGGTTCGCGATACTAGAATCTGTGTTACCTCAAAGGATGCCTCTAATCCCAAAGAGTGGTTCATCGAGAAAGGCTAAAGAAGCCGCTGCAGCCGCAGCTCAAGCGGCTGCTGCTGCTAGTGCAGCTTCATCAGCTAGTGTCCAAGTTCGTATTCTCTTGGATGATGGTACCTCAAACATACTAATGAGATCTGTAGGAGGTCGCTCGGAACCC GTCATTGGTCTACATGGTGGTGCTCTACTTGGTATAGGCTATCGCACATCCCGAAGGATTAGTCCTGTTGCTGCAACAGCTATTTCGACCATACAGTCAATGCCGCTCTCAGGATTCGGAAACAGCAATGTTTCTTCGTTTTCGAGCTATGATGATGGGTTTTCGTCGCAGAAGTCTGCTGAGTCTGCACCCCTGAACTACCAGCTCTACAG TTGGGAAAATTTTGAGCCAGTAGGTGGTATGCTACCTCAGCCAGAATGGGCGGCATGGGACCAAACAGTTGAGTACTGTGCATTTGCTTATCAACAATACATGGTCATATCGTCCTTGCGCCCTCAGTATAGATATCTTGGTGATGTTGCCATTGCACATGCTACTGGAGCTGTTTGGCATCGCAGGCAGCTGTTTGTGGCTACGCCTACCACTATTGA ATGTGTCTTTGTGGATGCGGGAGTTTCTGAAATTGATATAGAGACTAGGAAGATGAAGGAAGAAATGAAACTTAAGGAAGCCCAGGCTAGAGCAGTTGCAGAGCATGGAGAGTTGGCCTTAATCACTGTAGAAGGTTCCCAGTCTGCGAAGCAAGAAAGGATATCTTTAAGGCCTCCCATGCTACAG GTGGTGCGTTTGGCTTCTTTCCAAAATGCCCCATCTGTTCCGCCATTCTTATCATTGCCAAGACAATCAAGGGGTGATGGCGATGACGTTATGGATGAAAGAAGGACCAGTGAGGTAGCTGTAGGTGGTGGGGGAGTATCAGTGGCTGTTACTCGTTTCCCAGTGGAGCAAAAACGACCAGTGGGGCCTCTTGTTGTTGCTGGTGTACGGGATGGAGTTCTTTGGCTCATTGACAG GTACATGTGTGCTCATGCCATATCACTGAATCATCCTGGTATCCGCTGTCGCTGCCTTGCTGCTTACGGGGATGCTGTTAGTGCTGTTAAATG GGCAAGTAGGCTTGGGAGAGAACACCATGACGATCTGGCACAATTTATGCTGGGGATGGGATATGCGACAGAAGCTCTTCATTTGCCTGGAATATCTAAGAG GCTGGAGTTTGATCTCGCAATGCAGAGCAATGATCTTAAGAGGGCTCTTCATTGTCTTCTCACAATGAGTAATAGCAAGGACATTGGACAGGATGGTGCAGGCCTTGATTTGAGTGACATTCTCTCTTTGACAGCTACTAAAAAGGAAGATGTTGTTGAAGCTGTGGAGGGAATAGTGAAATTTGCAAAGGAGTTTCTTGACCTTATAGATGCTGCAGATGCCACTGGTCACGCCGACATCGCTCGCGAAGCTCTAAAAAGACTGGCAACTGCAGGTTCGGTCAAAGGCGCTTTACAGGGTCATGAATTGCGAGGTCTTGCATTACGCCTAGCAAACCATGGAGAATTGACACGCCTAAGT GGTCTGATAAACAATCTGATCTCCATAGGCCTCGGGAGAGAATCAGCATTCTCTGCTGCAGTTTTGGGAGACAACGCGCTCATGGAAAAGGCATGGCAAGACACGGGAATGCTCGCAGAAGCCGTGCTTCATGCCCAT GCACATGGTCGTCCTACACTAAAGAACTTGGTCCAGGCTTGGAATAAAACGCTACAGAAGGAAGTTGAGCAAGCTCCATCTTCTAAAACCGATGCTGCAAGTGCGTTTCTGGCTTCACTCGAGGATCCAAAGCTCACGAGTTTATCTGATGGATCCAAAAAACCTCCAATCGAGATTCTACCTCCCGGAATGTCTTCAATCTTTGCTTCCATTTCTGCTCCCAAAAAACCTTTACTCACGCAGAAGACTTCACAGCCAGAACCAACTAAGACATTGGCGCTCGAAGAACCGGCTAAACCATTGGCTATTGAAGCTCCTCCATCTTCTGAGCCAACACAGACCGAATCAGTGCCTGAAACTGCAGCCGTTGCTGAGTCACCCGCACCTGAAACTGCAGCCACTGCTGATTCTGCGGCACCTGAAACTGCAGCCATTGCTGAGTCACAAGCACCTGTGGATGGACAAGTGACAGAGACAGTGTCTGAACCTCCTCCTGTAGAAAATGAGGAAACTTCTTTAGAAGACAAAAGCGATCCGTCTTCAACTCCAACCACAGAAACAGCTGCAGCCACAGAAGATACTAGCCAAACAACACCGCCGCCTGAATCTGTTACAACAACGCCGCCTGAAACTGCTAGTGCTACAACAACAGCGAAACCAATAGAGAATGCAGCAACTGAGAAGCGAGAAGTAACCACTTATCCTCCAATAAGAAGTCAGCCAATTGACTTTGATTTCTTGAATTAG
- the LOC109125868 gene encoding uncharacterized protein LOC109125868 (The sequence of the model RefSeq protein was modified relative to this genomic sequence to represent the inferred CDS: added 36 bases not found in genome assembly): MENPQGWIDWGFEDCDYIGSDLRSAVICRDALGFWSFLTNLVRQWICGESLSLLIEDYGLASLGSGNQWEVIVSLIDWILIVGFFRFLLSFFGFVLEAIQSFGYLWLRLRLILRFEMGNQRFKRLLMGIGTGFCLSYMLRVASQDLGIAYILGEDIHYLGILQIYLPYLVYLIRLICWWLCLYKDFMGIIELRHHFLGSLSFIFLSVLFSQIIECLRECSWVAMSRPPPQGQDLEVTGTIRKAQEGVKGGHGGAKPPKPNIV, from the coding sequence GAGGATTGTGATTATATTGGGTCTGATCTTAGATCGGCTGTGATCTGCAGGGATGCTTTAGGATTTTGGAGTTTTCTCACTAATCTTGTGCGGCAGTGGATTTGCGGGGAGTCACTTTCTTTGTTGATTGAGGATTATGGTTTAGCTTCTTTGGGATCCGGGAATCAGTGGGAGGTGATCGTATCTCTGATTGATTGGATATTAATAGTTGGGTTCTTCCGAttcttgctttctttctttggttttgttctaGAGGCTATTCAGAGTTTTGGGTATCTTTGGCTGCGACTGCgtttgattttgagatttgaaATGGGTAACCAGAGATTCAAGAGGTTGTTGATGGGTATCGGCACGGGATTTTGCCTATCGTATATGTTAAGGGTCGCATCTCAGGATTTGGGAATCGCATACATCCTCGGGGAAGATATTCATTATTTGGGAATCCTACAGATATATCTTCCATATTTGGTTTATCTGATCCGATTGATTTGCTGGTGGTTGTGTCTTTATAAAGACTTTATGGGAATCATTGAGTTGAGGCATCACTTTCTCggttctctttctttcatttttctatcGGTTCTTTTTTCTCAGATTATTGAATGTTTGAGGGAGTGTTCTTGGGTAGCGATGTCACGACCTCCTCCTCAAGGCCAGGATCTTGAGGTGACCGGTACTATCCGGAAAGCCCAGGAAGGGGTAAAGGGTGGTCACGGTGGGGCCAAGCCACCAAAGCCAAATATTGTTTGA